The region GTGCTGTGGGGACTTGAGAAGGAATGGGCTGCTGGCTGGACTTCAAGTCCTGGCCTGACCCATGTGCAGAAACCACCTACGCACAGCCCCATTGGGCCTAAGCCTCAGCAGGACCCTCATCTCTAGGGAGCCAAGGGAGGTTACAGTATTCCCCTGAGGTGGGGGATAGGGCTGCAGAGGGTAGTGCGGTCTAGCATCTGCCAGCTGGGCCCAAGGCATCCAGTGGAGAACAAAGCCCATAATTATGGGCGCAGCCGAGTAATTTGTTAATGATAACTACTGGTTTGTTTGCCTTCTTACTCCCAGCTGAGGGAGGGGTGTGGCTGAGCCCAACAGTGAGGCaggcctcccctccacccaccctccccgcTGTTAGGTGCTAAGCCAGGGGCTGATAGACAAGATGCTGTTGGAACAGGCTGGAGAGGAGCAAGAACAGGGCAAAAGAAGACTGGGCTGGGTGATGCAGGGCCACCCCACATCCCCACTCCTGGCTGGATTGGGTGCTTGTTTCAAGTAGAGGAGGAAGAGTTCAGGGAGGTAGGTGGAGTCAGGACCAGCTGTGGTGGGTGAGGTGCAGTGGGCAGGAGAATGAGAGTCATAGTCAAATCCGGTTTACCCTGGTGACGCACAAAAGCCCGGATCCATGGGAGGGCATGACTGCAGAGACTGCGGTGGAGTTGGCAACATGGCCTTGGAAGAGGGGCAGGGCTACAGCCCTAGGACTGTGGCTAGGCCAGCTAGATGTGTGGAGGCCAGGGCTTCCGCAGTGCTAGAATGTTGGTGTCAGAGAAGGCTCAGATGGAGGGGCACGGGGAGCCTGGTGGGCTTACCCAGGCCCCCGACAGCGTGCGTGCATGCAGGGGAGACTGCTGAGGTTCCTGCTCGGCTTTCCGCAGATAGAGCAAATGACCTCTTTTCTGGGGAAGTCTGGCTCTGGGAAGGAGCTGCTCTAGGCTCGCAGATCTGCTGTCCCAGCCTCAGTGCAGAGAGCTGcccaggaggggccagggagcAGATGGCACTTGGGGAGACGGGCAACACGCTAACAACTAGACTTTAGGCACCTtctctgggaggtggggaagcATGGTTGACAGTTGGATGGAAGTGCAGAAGGAGCCTCTGTCCCTGCCCACAAGCACCACTGTCCCTTCCTGTCCCCTGTCCATGGAAGGAGCTGACCCCGGAGCAGAAGTGCTTCTGCTGGACTATCCTCAGCTCCACGGGCCACATTTGATCCCAGCCCCCCAAGGaccatgctgctgctgctgctgctgctgctgatacATCTCTGTCATGCTATATTACAAGCCCTGGAACTTCTGTCCTGCAGAACAGACGCCAGGACTCTACCCCTGAAGGCCACAGGCAGGATGCAGGAATGGCTGGATGTACCAAGTACTCCTCCTGTAACCAAACTTCCCAGGATGAGCTGGCACACAGTGGATCATGGCAATGAGGGCTTGGCAGCATGTTGGACACACCCACAGCTGACCCCTCGGGATACATTGGGGCAGGGGTTGTCTCAGATGCATCTCAGAAATCACCAGTCCTTTTCCCTATCCTTAGCCTGAAGGGGCAGGAGTAGGTGATCTCAACTCTTGAAGTGCAGGGGCTGTCAGATGTATGCTCTTATACTGGCCATGGGCCAGCTGCCCCCCAAAATGGCCTGGTGGGAGGAGAAGACATGCAAATGCACACCAAGCTTGCTGATCCATGGTGGGGCCTATAGGTGGGAGCACCCATGCACTGTGAGACCCTGGGTGGTGCTCTCAACGCtctatgtctcagtttccccatgtgggCCATGAGGAGAACTCCCAGAGCTACCTCTAGAGCCAGAGTGGCTGCTGCAACTGGGTGAGATGCCCAGAccctccctggctgccccctccacctgccccttaTCCTCAGACGGGGGCGGCTCCCACCTAGGCCAGCACACAGGGAGCTCATGCCCCATCCATGTCCTGCAGCCACATTTGCCTTCTCTGTTCCCATGACGAGGGCACAGCCACACCTCACAACCACatggggtggggcggtgggggccctgggccctgagaaGAGTGGTGGTCACTGGACAACTAATTCTAGGATGGAGCTGGAGGACTAAAGTCTTAGGACCCAAAGGACATTTCCCATGAAGCCTTGATCCCCTCAGGGCTGCTCGGCCACCTGGCCATGCTGAGGGGGACCCTGTTTGCCTCCAGAGCACCCTCAACCCATGACCTTGGGAAACCACCAGCAGCCAAGTACTGGATTGAGGCAACGCTCCTGCAAGTACAGCATTACCTCACCCCCTCTGCCCTCAGTCTGTCACCTGGCCAGTGGCCATAACAACCCACCCTGAGCCTGGTTGTTTTGGTCCATCTATCTCTGTGCCCCTCGAGTCTATTCCCTGGGTCCCTGAAGTGTTACGGACATGTGTAAATAAATATAGCCctgttcccctctcccaccccattcAACCTAAAGCCATTGTCTGGTGGAGGGAAGGCACAGAACCAGGCATCTCATGTGCACCTTTAATAAATGGAGCTGTTGAATCTTGTTCTACATGGCCCCGCTTCCACATGGGGGAGGACAGGGTGGAACTGGAGTACTTTGTGGATGTGCAGGGGAAGGTAGCTGAAGTGTTTCCTCCTGAtaccagggaggaggaggcatgCTCAGAGCCCCCAGAATCAGATTCAAGTAGCCCCACCTGAAGGCCAGGGATATGTAGGGAGGGGTGACCTCTCAGTCCAGGGCAGCGGGGCACCTTCAAGATATTAGCAGATGGGCTAAGGGGCCCTGGACAATGTAACCTCTGTGTCTACTGCCCTAACTGGAGCCAAACCAGCATTTTCAGTTCTCAGCCTTAAGCAGGCAtccttttttcaaagaaaagaaaaacgcCCGGGATGCTGGGTCACCCATGTCAAGGACTTGCCCTGTTGGGTCTAGGTGCTTCCCTAAGCTCCAGGGGAACCCTGGAAAGGAGCAGCTCACAGAGACACTGCCAGATGGCTGATGGCGGGAGATTTCATCTGAGGGACTTAGTGGGGACACCCATGACAGGCCTGGCCTGCCAGGATGGAGGTGGCCAGGTGAGAGCTTCAGGCAAGTAACTGAACAGCTTCTATCTTGGGAGCCCAGGCCAGCACCCCTGTCTGATGGATCCCACAGTCTATAGGTCAGTCCTGCATCCCAACCATGAACCAGATGGACAAGTGTTGCCCTGGGGGAGAGCCCGCACCTTCCATCTGAGTGCTTGGGGCCACTGGAGGCCCCCTCTCAGATCGGGGCCCTGCTGGGCAATTGCTCCTACATGGCCAAGACCACTATGGGCAAAGGAAGGGACAGAACCCCCATCCTTTTCTGGAACCTCTGAGGGCCCCACAGAGGTTCACACAGAGACAAGCTCAGTCTAATGGGTGATGAGTGGAGCAGGGTCCCCGAAGGAAGAGAGGGCAGGATGGGTTCTGATGCCCCATACCAAGTCCAGGCTCCCAGCAATCAGGCCCAGAAGAAAAACCTGAGGGTGAACGGCATTTGCAAAGCCTACCCTGACCCTTGGTAAGGGCCTATGTCTGGGTGAGGCAGGTGCACCCCCTCATTCCACACTGTTCCTGCTGCAACCACACACAGGGCAGGCTCTGTACCCTGGGGTCTCTGGGTCCTAGGGTGGGGCTTGTCCAtgaaacagagagcccagaatctGCTTCCGGGACCCGGGGGCCCATGTCTGAGGTGTGCCAGGCCAGGACCAAAAGTTCCAGAAGGCTGTGGGGTGCACTGTCTGGGAGCTGTGTGCTCAGATGAGTCCGAGGGCCAGGTCAACCTGAGGAGGTGGCCAAGGCCCCTGGCAGTGCCACTTGCTTCACCTGGATGACGTCCTGTTCCAGTTCCTGGCTGGCCTGCCGAAGGTCATCACACCTCTGTCTTAGCTCCTCACTCGCCTGCCTCAGCCGATGATTGGTGGCTACAAAGGCCTGGCTCTGCTGGTAGAGCTGCTCCCGCTGGGCCTCAGGGTTCTCAGCCCTCCAGGAGGGGTCTGAAGTATCTGGGGACAGAACACAGCCTGCTGGTCAGGAAAGGGGCAGAGTGAAGGCTCAATTTATCTCCCTAGCAAAGCATGTGACCAGAGAGGGTAGGTCACAGAAGAGGCCCTGCTGGGGGTTGGACACAACTTCTGTAAAAGGCACTGACCCCACAATGGAACCACTGAACAGGCTGGCACTTGTGCCTGTTCTCAAAGCCTAGGATGCAACTTCCTGCTCCCCGAAAAACTATTCTACGGCCCTGTAACTTTGCAAAATccaacactggtagtcaggaggCCACAAAGCAGAAGGGTGTGGAAACATGTCTCTAGGTGACCCCACTTCCTAACAACAGTGTGCCCAGCCAAAGGAAGTGTGTGGAGGGGAGCAGGACAGAAAAAGCACAGCCTTGAGGTCACCCAGAGACATGTCCAGGTCCTCTTTGCTCTACCTGGTCCTGTATGAATGGGAACAAAATGGCCTGCCCTGCTCGGCAACTGTCTGCTGTCATACCCCTGCAGGACAAAGGCCTGGAACAGGCCCTGGTACTGGGGTACTTATCAATCACTTTTTTCCCCCACCTGTTTTAGTAACAAAGTGGGAGACAAGCCAGGTACTTATCAATCACTTTTTTCTGGTACTTATCAATCACTTTTTTCCCCCACCTGTTTTATTAACAAAGTGGGAGACAAGCCAGACAGCACACATGGAGACTAAGTGTGGTCCCAGATCAGAACATGGGCCAGCAGGGAAAGCACCTCTCCTTTGAGCAGCCCTAGTTCtgcctgtgcctcagcttccccaccctCCATATGCTGGCAGACCTGCACATGACTCTTCAGCTAGGGTTCCAGAAGCCTCAGATTACCCAGGATGGGGCTAAATACAATTTGCGCTCCTAAGGCTGCCCATCCAACAGAGCATTTCCGGTGATGGAAGAGTCCTCCATCTGAGCTGTTCAATATAGCAGCAGCCACAAGTGCCTCTCGAGCACTTGAAACATGGTTACATGAAGCAAATAACTGAATTTGTTTActattacttaattttaaagaatatttcccACATTACCCACAAGACTCCAGTTTACTATTTCTGGTCCCTATGGCCCGAAGGCAGAGCTGTCATCTCCTTGGTTCACCTTTTCACCCCAGTGCTtcgaacagagcctggcacataaaCAGGTTCTTAATGAAGGTTTAACGAGTAAGCAAACCTCACAGCCAGGAACACAAAATTCACCCAACGACTGCGGGCCAAAGCCCTCAGTCACTGACCAGCTACTATCTCCACGAGGGACTGACCAACTTTTCCCACAAAAGGCCAGACAATACACAGTTTTGGCTTTGCAGAGCCAGCCAGTCAGTCTGTCCcgactactcagctctgccattacGTCCTGAAATCAGTCAGGTCCACACATCCACAACCAGGCATGGCTGTGCATCAACAATTTACCAACACTAACCTTAATTTCATAACATTTCCACTTGCCACAAAATAGTCTCCCCTCATCCTAAGAACGGAAAACTTCCTGGGCTTACAAGAACAGGCGGTGGGGAGAATCTGGCTGCAGACCCCAGTGCTAGATGCTCCTCTGAACACGCGCCCCACTTTATTGCGAGAAGAGGGGGCTCAGGGAAGGTAAAATCGTGCCACAACCTCTGCTCGAAATCCACGGCTTCTGCGGGCTGCGGCTGGGGCGTGcttccccccattcccccaccccacacacttcGCTGCTGGCGTCTTGGAGCGGCCTCTCCCCTGCTGGTGCTGGGCTCCCCCTACCTTCTGCGGCCAGGGCGGTGAAGACCGGGTCCTCGGCGGGCGCTCCACGTACATCCTCGAGGATCTGCTCCATCGTGGGGGGCGCCGGTCGAGTGGGCAGCACCACGCGCTTCTTGGCCTTCGAGCCCATCATTCCTGGAGGCTAGAGAACGAAGGAGCGTTAAGGAGGAGTCCACCTCTCTCCCTTCGCGAACTCCTACACACCCGCCCTGTCCCGCCCCTTCTGACTCGCCTCGCCCCTTCATCGTTCCAGGTTGGTGGGCGGGGGGGCGATCCACCTCTCAGTTTCCCCTCTGAAGCCACCAAGCCTCACCTAGGAGCGCCCCCTTGAGAAGCAGGCGCCTGAGAAGCTACTTCTGCTTCCGGTCGGAGCGGGCAACTCCCTCCCGGTACTGACGCGCTTCCGGTCTTCTCCAGCGAGATCACGCCCCCTCTTAAAGAGGCCGCGCCCGGGAGGGACTTGGGGCTATACGAAAGGAACTGTGACCGAACCAGATCCAGAGAGGGCGCGACCTCAATCTCTCCGGCGCGTGGAGCCTGGGAACTTAAGGGGTGGGCGTGAGGTCCAGTCCCAGCTTCCCTTCTTGCGTAACAAAGCACCAGAAGCCCGGTTTTGTGCAAAAGGTGCACCCATCTATGCAAAATGATAATCTCCATCCCACGTGGCTGTCGTGGGAACAAAGTTGCTGTTCACGCAAGGTGGCCTGGCGCACAGTGAGCGCGCAGTGGATGCTAGCTGCGTGAATTACCAGCGAGGTGACCAGGGACGCAGGACACGTGGCAGCATCTCGCCTGCTGGATCTAGGTCAAGATCGCTCCTGTGACCTCTAAAAACCCCTCCCCTGTGGGTGGTTCTGGATGGTCATCTCGGCTAGAATGGGAAGACAGACTCAGAGCAGAGGgcgatttaaaaatttttttatttgatgtttttttgaaacattgatttgttgttcccttatttatgtgtttattggttgattcttgtatgtaccctgacgaggggctgaacctgcaacctttgcttatggggacagtgctctaaccaactgaactatttGGCcagggccgtgtgtgtgtgtgtgtgtgtgtgtgtgtgtgtgtgtaacagctttattgaatgCAAATTGCATACCATAAAGTCCACATGTtgaaagtgtacaattctgtggtTTGGGAACATTTGTGTAtaaatttacagagttgtgcaaccatcaccagaCTAATTCTAGGATGTTTGCCTCATCCCAAAGAGAAacctattagcagtcactcccccaCCACCAATCCATTTATTGtctctggatttgcctgttctgaacatttcacataaatggaatcacacactaTGTGGCCTCGGGTGTCTTTTTCTCACTGAGCATCATGATTTCAAAGTCCATCCATTTTGAAAAACTTCCATCTTTTTCagggccgagtaatattccagtgtgtaGAGGACTAGAGGCCTATGcgtttatctgttcatctgccTATGGACACTTCGGTTGTTTCTatattttggctgttgtgaatccTGCTCAGTGAACACACTTTTACGGGTTTTTGTGTGaaattttgctttcagttttcctGGCTACATCCCTACAAGCAGAATTTCTGGGTCACTAAGTAGGTGTGTTTAATAGCCTGCCCAACTGTTTCCCAGGGGCCTACCCCAAGCTGGTGCATTTgggtgcttactgtgtgccagctgGGAAAACTGCCTCTTGTGATACTCGGAGGCATTTGGTGAGACATGTGCTATTGGTGCATGGCACAGGGGAGGCCACAGCAGCTCTGAGAGGGAGGCCAGGTGCCCCTTAACACACAGTCTTGccctgccagggctgggctcACCCTCAGACCTAAATCCAGAGCTAGGGGCTAAGTGAGGAAAGACTCTGGGTGCCTGGGCAGGACTGGGAGGACAGCTGGGGAGGACAAAGGAGGGATATGAGACTCTGCCCTTGCTGACCACCTGCTTCTTGTGGGTCCAACTGGGCACCCATGTCTCTTCCTCCAAGATCTAGGCCAGGGGTCCATAATGGTGTCTGGTTCCAAGTGCTGAGGCATAAGCCTCTCTTTGCCCAGCTGCAAAGCCCTCAACAGATCCTTCCCTGCTTTAAGGCCTGAAGTTGGCCAGCCTGAGCCCAGTGGGAAAGCAAATTCCTAGGTTCCCAGGGCCACAAAAGGG is a window of Phyllostomus discolor isolate MPI-MPIP mPhyDis1 chromosome 8, mPhyDis1.pri.v3, whole genome shotgun sequence DNA encoding:
- the C8H19orf25 gene encoding UPF0449 protein C19orf25 homolog, whose translation is MMGSKAKKRVVLPTRPAPPTMEQILEDVRGAPAEDPVFTALAAEDTSDPSWRAENPEAQREQLYQQSQAFVATNHRLRQASEELRQRCDDLRQASQELEQDVIQVKQVALPGALATSSG